Sequence from the Hamadaea flava genome:
CAAAGCGCAGTTGTCCCGGATCACCTCCCCCACCCTGGTGACCGTCGGCCGCAGCGACTGGATCACCCCGGTCGCCAGCAGCCAGACGATCGTCGACCTGATCCCGGACAGCCGGCTCGTCGTGTTCGAGAACTCCGGGCACTCACCGCAGATCGAAGAGGCGGACCTGTGGCGCGCGACCGTACGCGAGTTCCTGTCCGAAGTGGGCGCGGACCGGCCGGCAAAGGCATGACATGGAGCGGACCTGTGGCTGACGGCATCGCACGGCTCGACCCGCTGGACCGGCGCATCGTCGCCGCCCTTCAGTCGAACGGCCGGGCAAGCTGGACCGAGATCTCCGAACTGTGCGAGACCTCGGTCGCCACGGCCGCCCGGCGTGGGCAGCAGTTGCTGCGCGACGGCATCGTCCGGGTCGCCGTCGTCCCCGACATCAACCATGCGGGCGCGGCCGACCTGTACGACCTGCGCCTCGGCTGCCGCCCAGGCAGCCAGGTCAAGGTGTGCCTGGAACTGGCCAAGCATCCGGCGATCCGATTCGTCGCGCTGGTGAGCGGGGCGGACGACATCTTCTGCGAACTCAACGTCCGCAAGGATCAGACGCTGCAGGACATGATCAACGAGATCCAGGTCATCGACGGCGTGCAGCGCTGCCGGACCGATCTCAACCTGCACACCTACAAGGTCGCCGCCGACTGGAGCCGGCAGCTGCTGTCGGCCGACGCGGAAGTCGTCGTCCCGGAGCTGCACGAGTGCGACCCGAGCCACTTCGACCCGGTGGACCACCAGATCATCGAGGTGATGCGGGAGGACGGCCGGGCCAGCTTCTCCACCGTGGCCGAGGCGATCGGGGTCAACGAGAGCACCGTGCGCCGCCGGTTCGAGACGTTGCAAGGCCGCGGCTGCATCCTCGTCACGACCCTGGTGCCGGCTCCCGCGCTCGGGTTCGAATCGGAACTGCTGTTCAACATCACCGTGGAGCCGCCGTCGCTCGACGCGGTGGCCCGGAAACTGAGCACCTACCGGGGCGTACGCTTCGTCGCCGCGATGCTCAGCGAGAACACCCTGATGTGCGAGGTCATCCTGCCGACGACCAAGGACATCTTCGATTTCACGACCAACACGCTGGGCCACCTGGAGGGCGTACGCGGCTGGACGGCCAACATGGTCCTGCTGACCTTCCGCCGAGGCTTCGTCGAGACCCCGTGGTGGCCGCGCAGCGTCGTCACATTGTCGCGGCAGAAATAGCCTCGGACGCCGCAAACCCCTGCCGCGCGGTGGCAGGCATCGGATAATCGGAAGGGATACGCCGGGCGCCCGGGGCCGCCCGCACCGGACGACGAGAACGGATCCTGATGTCTTCTTCCGCGCAGCAAACCGGTCAGGCGAACATCGGCGTGGTCGGACTGGCCGTCATGGGGTCGAACCTCGCCCGCAACCTCGCCTCGCGAGAGGGCAACACGGTCGCGGTCTACAACCGTACCTACGCCCGCACCGAGGAGTTGCTGCGAGAGCATGGCGACGCCGGTTTCCTCGCGGCGGAGACGGTCGACGACTTCGTCGCCTCGCTGGCCAAACCGCGTACGGCGATCATCATGGTGCAGGCCGGCGCCGGGACCGACGCCGTGATCGAGCAGCTCGCCGCGCGGTTCGAGCCGGGCGACATCATCGTGGACGGCGGCAACGCCAACTTCCACGACACCATCCGGCGTGAACGGGACCTGCGTGAGCTGGGGCTCAACTTCGTCGGCACCGGCATCTCCGGCGGCGAGGAGGGCGCCCTGCACGGGCCGTCGATCATGCCGGGCGGGTCGGTCGAGGCGTGGGAGACGCTCGGCCCGATCCTGAAGAGCATCGCCGCGGTGGCCGAAGGCGAGCCGTGTGTGACCCATATCGGCACCGACGGCGCCGGTCATTTCGTCAAGATGGTGCACAACGGCATCGAGTACGCCGACATGCAGCTCATCGCCGAGGCGTACGACCTGCTGCGGCGGGTGGGCGGGTTCTCCGTCGAGCAGCTCGTCACGATCTTCCAGCAGTGGAACTCCGGCGACCTGGAGTCGTACCTGATCGAGATCACCGCCGAGGTGCTCGGCAAGACCGATCAGAAGACCGGCAAGCCGCTGGTCGACGTGATCCTCGACCAGGCCGGCTCCAAGGGCACCGGGGTCTGGACCGTGCAGAACGCGGTCGGCCTGGGCATCCCGGTCTCCGGCATCGGCGAGGCGGTCTTCGCCCGGGCGGTCTCCTCCAAACCGGAGCAGCGTGCGGCGGTCCGCTCGACCGTCCACAGCGCCACGTTCGGGCCGAGGCCGACCGAGCAGGCGATGCCGGATTCGTTCGTCGACGACGTACGCGCGGCGCTGTACGCGTCGAAGGTGATCGCGTACGCCCAGGGCTTCGACCTCATCGTGGCCGGGGCGAAGGAGTTCGGCTGGGACATCGACCTCGGTGCGCTCGCCAAGATCTGGCGGGCGGGCTGCATCATCCGGGCCCGGTTCCTCAACCGCATCGTCGACGCGTACGCCCACCAGCCGGACCTGCCGACGTTGCTGGTCGATCCGTACTTCGCCGAGGCGGTCGCCCAGGGCGAGGCCGCCTGGCGGCGGATCGTGGGCATCGCGGCGGCGTCGGCCGTCCCCGCGCCCGGTTTCTCCTCGGCGTTGGCGTACTTCGACTCGCTCGCCTCCGACCGGCTGCCGGCGGCTCTCATCCAGGGCCAGCGCGACTTCTTCGGCGCGCACACGTACAAGCGGGTCGACCAGGACGGGACCTTCCACACCCGGTGGTCGGAGGACGGGCAGGAGGTCGAGGTCGCACCCTCGACCCACTGACCGGCGTATCTCAATTCCTCGGCGAGGCCGTGCTGAACGGGGAAAGAGTCGCATCGGGCAGACTGGCGGCATGGTGCCCGACGTCGACCTGCCCGTACGTGCCGCGCTGCCGGAACTGCTCGCCGCGCTGAGCGGGGCCGGCACCGCCGTCCTCGTCGCGCCGCCGGGCTCCGGCAAGACCACGCTGGTCCCGCTCGCGCTCGCCGAGGAGGTCGACGGCCGCGTGATCGTCGCGGAGCCCCGGCGCATCGCCGCCCGCGCGGCCGCGTCCCGGATGGCTCAGCTGACGGGTACGCGAGTCGGCGAGCTGGTCGGCTACACGGTTCGGGGCGACAGCCGGACCAGCGCCGCCACCAAGGTGGAAGTCGTCACGACGGGCGTCCTGGTCCAGCGGCTGCACCGCGATCCGGAGCTGTCTGGCGTCGCGGCGGTCGTCCTCGACGAATGCCACGAGCGCCATCTCGACACCGACCTCGCCCTCGCCTTCACCCTCGACTCCCGTACGCACCTGCGTCCGGACCTGATGCTGCTCGCCACCTCGGCGACCGCCGAGGCGGAGCGGCTCGCGGCGGCGATGGGCGCCGGCACCCAGATCGTCAGCGCGGCCGGGATCACCCATCCAGTCGAGGTGTTCTGGACCCCGCCCACCGGCCCGGTCGACGCGCCCTACGGGCTGCGGGTCGACCCTCGGCTGCTTGATCATGTCGCGGCCGTCATCCGGCGCGCCCTGGCGGACGGATCCGGCGACATCCTCACTTTCCTGCCGGGGGCGGCGGAGATCGGCGGGGTCGCCCACCGGCTCGGCGGTCTGCGTGAGGTCGACGTCGTGACCCTGCACGGCCGACAGGACTCCTCGAAGCAAGACGACGCGCTGCGCCCCGGCGTACGCCGACGGGTCGTGCTCGCCACTGCCGTCGCGGAGAGCAGCCTCACCGTCCCGGGTGTCCGCATCGTCGTCGACGCTGGACTGGCGCGGGTACCGCGTACCGACCATGGCCGTGGTCTCGGTGCGCTCGTGACCGTGCGGGCTTCGCGGGCCGCCGCCACCCAGCGGGCCGGCCGGGCGGGCCGGGAAGCGCCGGGGCGGGTCTACCGATGCTGGTCCGAGCATGACCATGCGCGGCTCCCGGCGCAGGCCGACCCGGAGATCGCGGGCGCTGACCTGACTGCCTTCGTGCTGCATCTGGCCTGCTGGGGCCGGACCGACGGAGCCGGGCTCGCCCTGCTCGATCAGCCGCCCGCGGCCGCCGCGCAGGTGGCCAGAGAAACCCTGACCGCGATCGGCGCGCTCGACGACGCCGGCCGGGTCACCGTGCGGGGCCGTGACATCGCCGACGTCGGCGCGCATCCGCGGCTGGCCCGGGCCCTGCTCGACGGGTCCAAGATCGTCGGCAGCACGGTCGCCTCGGAAGTGGTCGCGATGCTCTCGGCCGACGTGCGGACGACCACCGATGACCTGCCGGCGGCGCTGCGGCGGTTGCGCGGCAACGCTGAACCGGGGGCCACCGCCGCGTGGCGGACTGAAGCTCGCCGGCTGGCCGGCGGCATCGCCCCCCATCGGCCGGCCGGCAGCTCGTCGGCAGATCTGGCCGCCGCGCTGCTCGTCGGGCTCGCCTTTCCCGAGCGGATCGGACGGGTACGCAAAGCGGGCGGGCGGGTCTACCTGATGACCGGCGGCACCGCCGCGGAACTGGCCGCCGAGACGTCGCTCAGCGGCATGGAATGGCTGGCCATCGCCGATGCGGACCGCCAGCCCGGCAACGCCGCCGCCCGGATCCGGCTCGCCGCCCCGATCGACGCCGAGACGGCGAAGCTCGCCGCCGAATCGCTGTACGCCGACGGCGGCGAGGTGACCTGGACCGGCGGGGACGTGCTCGCCCGGCACCGCACCCGGCTGGGCGCGATCGTGCTCACCGAACGGCCGCTCACCAAACCCGATCCGCAGCAGGTCGCCGCGGCACTCGGCGAAGGGCTACGCCGCCAAGGACTCAAACTGCTGCGCTGGACTCCCGAAGCGACCGGCGTACGCGAACGCCTCGCCTTCCTGCACCACACGCTCGGCGAACCGTGGCCGGCCGTGGACGACGCCGCTCTCCTCGCCGACCTGGGCTGGCTAGGTCCGGCGCTCGTCAACGCGCGCAACCGCGCCGACTTGGCGCGGATCGACGTTGCCACGGCACTGCGCCGATTGTTGCCGTGGGCGCAGGCCGCCCAGTTCGACGAGTACGCACCCGACCGCATCGAGGTCCCGAGCGGTTCGCAGATTCAGGTCGACTACACCGACCCCACCGCGCCGTTCCTCGCCGTGAAGGTTCAGGAGATGTTCGGCACGGCCCAGGCACCTACCCTCGCTGGCGGACGGGTTCCGCTCGTGCTGCACCTGCTGTCGCCGGCACGCCGCCCAGCGGCGGTCACCGCGGACCTCGAATCGTTCTGGCAGAACGGCTACCTGTCCGTACGCTCCGAGCTGCGCGGCCGATACCCGAACCATCCCTGGCCGGACAATCCCCTCAAGGCCAAGCCGTCGGGGCGTACGAAACCTAGTAAGCGTTGAGGCGGGTGACGAACCCGCCGAGCTGCGGCACCCCGCCGGCCATGGGCTACGCCGTTGACCTTCTGAGTTCGCTCAGCCACTCGATGCCGATCCGGCGGCCGTCGGGGAATTGGTCGTCGCGATCCCAGCGCCACGTCGTGACCATCGCCAGCACCAGGGTCCGGCACTCTCGGAGCAGATGATGGTCGACGCCCGGGTAGTGGTCGGCGACCTCGACCGGCGCGTGGGCCAAGTCGAACTCGATCGGTCCCCGACAGCACGTCTCGAAGTCGATGAAGAGCAGGCCGGCCTGGGTCGAGAGCAGGTTGCCCGGATGAGGTTCGCCGTGCAGGAGCTGTTCGGGCCGGCCGCTCTGGCTGAGCGACGTCGACCTCAAGTCGGGCGGACTGATCCGTCGTCGGGGCCACCCGGGCCAGGACGTCGCACGGTCGCAGGCGCACCGCGAGCTTGTTCGAGTTATGGAGTACGACGGCGTCGTGGGCGGCCAGGCCGAGCGACGAGGCGGTCGACACGGCTGCCCTGATCGCGCGTTGGGTCTCGTCCGCATGCATCGGGGCACCTTAACCAGACGTTCGGCCAAGGACGATCTCCTTCACTTCCACAAGGGTATTGATTCGATAGCTGGCCTGCGAGAAGTCGCTCCCCTTCGTGAAGTCGTTGTGGACGATGGCACAGTCGATACCGGCCGCCACGGCCGAATTCAGGCCTCTGGCCGAGTCCTCCACCACCAGCGTCTCCTCTTTGGCCGCTCCGAAGCGCTTCAAGCCGGTCAAGTACGGTTCCGGGTGCGGCTTCGCGAGCTGGTAGTCCTCGCGCACAAGGACGAAGTCCATGAATTTGCGAATGTGCCGCTTCTCGTGAATGAGATCGAAATCCAGCCGCTTCGCCGTCGTCACGATGGCCATGCGGACGTGCCGGGACAGCTCGGCGAGAGCCTCGACGACGCCCGCGATCTCAATGGCTTCCGTGCGCAGATATTCCTGGTAGTAGTCATTTCGAGCCGTACGCTGCCGGTCGATGGTCGCCTCGTCGACACCCGCCGCCCTGGCGTGTGCCCACGTCCCCAGTCCCTGGTTCATGTCCCGCAGGTATTGACCTCTACCCAAGGTCACGCCGACGTCGGCCAGGGCTCGTTCGCCGGCTTTGTAGTACCAGAACTCAGTGTCCACCAGGACCCCGTCATGATCGAAGAGTATGTACTTCTTCATCCTCTTGATCCTCTCCGGCGGCGCAAGATCGAAACTCGCGCGCCCATTGTTCCTCGGCGACGCCGTGCGTCACGAGGCAGGTCTGGTCGCGGACTATGACCGCCGACGGTGATGCCGCACTCACACGGCTGCTTCACGGCCTCGTGGCCGCTCTGCTCACGTGGCTGAGGGACCACCCGGAGGGGGCCCAGTTGGGCCGCGGTAAACCCGGTGACGATGGCCCGACTCCGGCGTTAGAATCTTGAACCATGTTCAGCCTGCGCAGGGAATAGCTGTCGAGTCCGACGCGCAGGTGGAGTCTGCCCTTTTCCGGGCCATTTCTGACGGTGCCGCGCGTCCAGCGATCCCTTTGCCCGGTACTTCTGGACAGGACTCATCATGGACACCCTCATCCCGGCGGAACCCACCGCCGCTGCCCCCGTGCGTGGCCTGTGGCGCCGGCCCGACTTCCGGCTCCTGATCGGCGGTCGGCTCGTCTCCCAGGTGGGCGACCAGCTCCAGTTCCTCGCCCTGCCGTTGGTCGTCGTGGCGCTGACCGGCTCGGCGACCCAAGCCGGTCTGGTGCTCGGCGCGCAGACCATCACCTATCTCGTCTTCGGCCTGGTCGCGGGAGCGCTGGCCGACCGCTGGAACCGCAAGGCCACGATGATCTGGTGCGATCTCGGACGCGGCCTGCTGACCGCGACGATCCCGATCGCCGCGGCCGCCGACGCGTTGACCCTGCCCCAGTTGTACGCGGTCGCGATCCTCAACGGCCTGCTCGGCACGCTGTTCGGGGCGGCCAACAGCTCGGCGCTGCCGAACATCGTCGGCCCGGCTGAGCTGCCCGGCGCACTGGGTGCGGTCGGTGCCCTAGCCAATCTGGTCCGTATCGGGGGCGCCTCCGTCGCCGGTGCCGCGTACGCGTTGGGGCGGATGGTCCCGTTCGGCGTCAACGCCGTGTCGTTCCTGGTGTCGGCGGTGGCGTTGCGATCGATCCGGAGCGGCTTCCAGCAGGCGAATCCGACCGCGTCGGCATCACCACGGCAGCTGCTCGCCGACATCCGCGACGGCCTGGGCTGGCTGTGGCGACGGCGGGTCATCCGTACGCTGGCCCTGCTCGACGCCGGGGACAGCCTGCGGTTCGGTGCCGGGTATCTACTCATCGTGATGCTGGCCCAGCGCCTGCACGCGAACCCGGCCCAGGTCGGCCTGGTGTTCACCGGCGCTGGAGTGGGCGCGTTCGCCGGCAGTCTGCTCGCCGGTCGGCTGGCCCGGCGGTTCCCGCTCGGCAAGCTGTCGATCGCCATGCTGTGGATCGAGGCGCTCGCCTTCCCGTTCTACGCCCTGGTGCCCACCTGGTGGCTGCTGCTGGCCGTCGCGTTCGCCGAATCGGTGGTCACGCCGGTCTACACGGTCGCCTTGGACTCCTATCGGCTCCGGGTCACCCCGGACGACCTGCGCGGCCGCGTGACCAGCGCCGTCGACACCCTCACCACCGGGGCCGGCGCAGTCGGCACGATGGCCGCCGGAGCCTCGATCGCCTTGATCGGCGCCCCGGCGTTGACCTACGCGTTGGCTGGATGGCTTGCCCTGCTGGCCTTGGCGGCGACACTGAGCCGCACCGTACGCGCCGCACGGTAGGCCCGCTTCCGGGTGGCGGCCCACGCCGTCACCCGGAAGATCGTCCGCACCGCTCAGGCGTTGGCGGGCTGCATCGCCTCGGCCAGCAGGGCGACCGAGCGCAGCCGTGCCTCGCCGGTGGCGTGGTGGGCGACGATCAGCTCGTCGGCACCTGACTGCTTCACGAAACCTTCGAGGTACTCGCGAACCTCGGCGGGGGTGCCGAGGGCGGAGTACTTCAGCATCTGGTCGACGTGCGCGCCCGCGCCCTGCGCCAGGAGCTGGTCGGCCTGCTCATCGGTGAAGCTCTGCCCGCGCCCGAACAGACCCGTGGCGAACGTCCGGCGCGTGGCCTGGAACTGCTCGCGGGCCGCGGCGGCGGTGTCCGCGGCCACGACGTTGACGCCGGCGATCACGTAGGGCCGGTCCAGCTGCTCGGACGGCCGGAAATCCCGCCGGTACGCGGCGACGGCCGCCTCCAGCGCCTGTGGTGCGAAGTGCGAGGCGAACGCGTACGGCAGGCCGAGCGCGGCGGCCAGGGTCGCGCCGAACAGCGACGAGCCCAGGATGTACAGCGGGACCTCGGAACCCTTGCCCGGCACCGCGTCCACGCCCGGGATGCGCGACCGCCCAGCGAGGTACGCCTGCAGTTCCTGCACGTCCTGCGGGAACGCCTCGGCCGACTGCGCGTCGCGGCGCAGGGCGCGCATGGTGTTCTGGTCCGAGCCGGGAGCACGGCCCAGGCCGAGGTCGATTCGCCCCGGATACATCGCGTCGAGAGTGCCGAACTGCTCGGCGATGGTCAGCGGCGTGTGGTTGGGCAGCATCACCCCGCCCGCGCCGAGCCGGATCTTGCGGGTGGCCGTGCCGATGTGCGCGATCAGCACAGCGGGCGCCGAGGAGGCGATCGTCGGCATGTTGTGGTGCTCGGCGTACCAGACGCGCGCGTAGCCGTGCTCCTCGGCGGTGCGCGCGAGGTCGACGCTGGCCGCGATGCTCTCGCGCGCGGTCTCGCCGGGGCCGATGCGGGCTAGGTCGAGGATGGACAGCGGAGTGGGCATGCGACGTCCTTCTGGCTCGAGCGAGCACCGCCGTGCGATGCCGGATCGGGCCGACGTGACCACGCTCGGTCCCGGCGGCCGGACCTGGTCGGCCCGCTCGACGTGAAGCGGAACACGTGCTCCGCCTATCTCGACCGTAGCACTGAACCGGAACGAGTGCTCCGGTAGGGTGTGTGTATGACATCACCGGCCATGCGCAGCGACGCCGCCCGCAATCGGGGCCGGCTGCTCGAAACCGCGGCCGGACTGATCGCCGAGCGCGGCAGCGACGTCGACGTACGCGAGATCGCCCGCCGCGCCGAGGTCGGCATGGGCACCCTCTACCGGCACTTCCCCACCAAGGAAGCGCTGCTCGACGCGGCATTGGAGCACGTGTTCACCTCCTGGGCCGAGCAGGCGACCGCCGCCCGGACCGGCCAGGCCTGGCTGGACCTGAGCTACTTCCTCGGCGACGCGCTGACCCGGCAGACAGCCTCCCCCGGCCTGCTCGACGCGTACTGCCAGGCGCTGCCCGGCCAGGCCGGCAACACCGCGCGCCAGCACTGCCGCCAGCAGGTGGGACCGCTGATCTCGGAACTGGTGAACGCCGCACGGGAATCCGGCGAGCTGCGCACCGACGTCACCGCCGAGGACATCTCGCTGCTGCTCGTCGCACTGGGCCGGATCGCACCGGTCGTCCCCGAATCCGACTGGCGCAGGGTGCTTCAGGTCGCCCTCGACGGCCTACGCGCCGGCGCGGCGACACCCATGCCGACCCAACGGTCGTTCGGCATCAGATGACATGGGTTCCAGCCGGCCCGGCGAGGAACTCCCGGAGCACAGCCGCCAGCTGATCGGGCACCTCCTCCGCGAGGTGGTGCCCGGAATCCAGAGCCACGCCGCGTACCGCGTCGGCCCAGCCCTGCCAGACCTCGACCGGATCGCCGTAGAGGTCGCCTAGATCGTCCCGGGTGGACCAGACGACCAGCGTCGGGCAGCTGATCCGGCGCCCCGCCCGGCGATCCGCTTCGTCGGCCGCCCGGTCCACGGTCAGGCCGGCTCGATAGTCCTCACACATCGCGTGGACCGTCGCCGGATCGTGCAGCGCCGACCGCAGATCGGCGTACGCCTCCTCGCCCATCGTCGCCGCGTCGACCTGATACCAGGCGTCGGGATCGGCGTTGATCACGCGTTCGGCTGGTTTGGCGGTCTGGCCGAGGAAGAACCAGTGCCACCACCTCGCGGCGAACCGGGCGTCGCTTCGGGCCAGCGCCTCACCTATCGGCACCGCGTCCATGACCGCGAGACGGCTGACCATCTCCGGATGATCCGCAGCGAGCCGCTGCGCCACGTACGCGCCCCGGTCATGCCCGGCAACGGCGAAGTTCCGGTGACCGAGCTGCGCCATCACCGCCACGCAATCCCAGGCCATGGCGCGCTTGCTGTAGCCGGCGTGATCCTCGCCTGCCGGCGGTTTGCTGGACTGGCCATATCCGCGCAGGTCCAGGCAGACCACGGTGAAGCCGACTGCCAGCAGCGGTGCCACCCGGTGCCACGTCACGTGCGTACGCGGGTGGCCGTGCAACAGCAGGACCGGCGGACCTGAGCCACCGGTCCGTACCCGCAGAGTGACGCCGCCGCCGACATCCACCCGTCGCAGCTCGAATCCGTCGAACACGCCGTGCCCGTTCCCATCCGGGCGCGGTGGGCAAACGAAGCGCAGCCGTCGGCTTCGGAATCGGCGACGCGTTGATCGTGTTGCGCAGCACGGGGACCCGAGGCGATCGCCGGCGGCGTCCCTGCCGCCACCGCCTCGGTGATGGTGGCGACTG
This genomic interval carries:
- the hrpB gene encoding ATP-dependent helicase HrpB, which produces MVPDVDLPVRAALPELLAALSGAGTAVLVAPPGSGKTTLVPLALAEEVDGRVIVAEPRRIAARAAASRMAQLTGTRVGELVGYTVRGDSRTSAATKVEVVTTGVLVQRLHRDPELSGVAAVVLDECHERHLDTDLALAFTLDSRTHLRPDLMLLATSATAEAERLAAAMGAGTQIVSAAGITHPVEVFWTPPTGPVDAPYGLRVDPRLLDHVAAVIRRALADGSGDILTFLPGAAEIGGVAHRLGGLREVDVVTLHGRQDSSKQDDALRPGVRRRVVLATAVAESSLTVPGVRIVVDAGLARVPRTDHGRGLGALVTVRASRAAATQRAGRAGREAPGRVYRCWSEHDHARLPAQADPEIAGADLTAFVLHLACWGRTDGAGLALLDQPPAAAAQVARETLTAIGALDDAGRVTVRGRDIADVGAHPRLARALLDGSKIVGSTVASEVVAMLSADVRTTTDDLPAALRRLRGNAEPGATAAWRTEARRLAGGIAPHRPAGSSSADLAAALLVGLAFPERIGRVRKAGGRVYLMTGGTAAELAAETSLSGMEWLAIADADRQPGNAAARIRLAAPIDAETAKLAAESLYADGGEVTWTGGDVLARHRTRLGAIVLTERPLTKPDPQQVAAALGEGLRRQGLKLLRWTPEATGVRERLAFLHHTLGEPWPAVDDAALLADLGWLGPALVNARNRADLARIDVATALRRLLPWAQAAQFDEYAPDRIEVPSGSQIQVDYTDPTAPFLAVKVQEMFGTAQAPTLAGGRVPLVLHLLSPARRPAAVTADLESFWQNGYLSVRSELRGRYPNHPWPDNPLKAKPSGRTKPSKR
- a CDS encoding LLM class flavin-dependent oxidoreductase, with translation MPTPLSILDLARIGPGETARESIAASVDLARTAEEHGYARVWYAEHHNMPTIASSAPAVLIAHIGTATRKIRLGAGGVMLPNHTPLTIAEQFGTLDAMYPGRIDLGLGRAPGSDQNTMRALRRDAQSAEAFPQDVQELQAYLAGRSRIPGVDAVPGKGSEVPLYILGSSLFGATLAAALGLPYAFASHFAPQALEAAVAAYRRDFRPSEQLDRPYVIAGVNVVAADTAAAAREQFQATRRTFATGLFGRGQSFTDEQADQLLAQGAGAHVDQMLKYSALGTPAEVREYLEGFVKQSGADELIVAHHATGEARLRSVALLAEAMQPANA
- a CDS encoding HAD family hydrolase produces the protein MKKYILFDHDGVLVDTEFWYYKAGERALADVGVTLGRGQYLRDMNQGLGTWAHARAAGVDEATIDRQRTARNDYYQEYLRTEAIEIAGVVEALAELSRHVRMAIVTTAKRLDFDLIHEKRHIRKFMDFVLVREDYQLAKPHPEPYLTGLKRFGAAKEETLVVEDSARGLNSAVAAGIDCAIVHNDFTKGSDFSQASYRINTLVEVKEIVLGRTSG
- a CDS encoding phosphotransferase family protein, which translates into the protein MRSTSLSQSGRPEQLLHGEPHPGNLLSTQAGLLFIDFETCCRGPIEFDLAHAPVEVADHYPGVDHHLLRECRTLVLAMVTTWRWDRDDQFPDGRRIGIEWLSELRRSTA
- a CDS encoding TetR/AcrR family transcriptional regulator, coding for MTSPAMRSDAARNRGRLLETAAGLIAERGSDVDVREIARRAEVGMGTLYRHFPTKEALLDAALEHVFTSWAEQATAARTGQAWLDLSYFLGDALTRQTASPGLLDAYCQALPGQAGNTARQHCRQQVGPLISELVNAARESGELRTDVTAEDISLLLVALGRIAPVVPESDWRRVLQVALDGLRAGAATPMPTQRSFGIR
- a CDS encoding Lrp/AsnC family transcriptional regulator, encoding MADGIARLDPLDRRIVAALQSNGRASWTEISELCETSVATAARRGQQLLRDGIVRVAVVPDINHAGAADLYDLRLGCRPGSQVKVCLELAKHPAIRFVALVSGADDIFCELNVRKDQTLQDMINEIQVIDGVQRCRTDLNLHTYKVAADWSRQLLSADAEVVVPELHECDPSHFDPVDHQIIEVMREDGRASFSTVAEAIGVNESTVRRRFETLQGRGCILVTTLVPAPALGFESELLFNITVEPPSLDAVARKLSTYRGVRFVAAMLSENTLMCEVILPTTKDIFDFTTNTLGHLEGVRGWTANMVLLTFRRGFVETPWWPRSVVTLSRQK
- a CDS encoding MFS transporter, whose translation is MDTLIPAEPTAAAPVRGLWRRPDFRLLIGGRLVSQVGDQLQFLALPLVVVALTGSATQAGLVLGAQTITYLVFGLVAGALADRWNRKATMIWCDLGRGLLTATIPIAAAADALTLPQLYAVAILNGLLGTLFGAANSSALPNIVGPAELPGALGAVGALANLVRIGGASVAGAAYALGRMVPFGVNAVSFLVSAVALRSIRSGFQQANPTASASPRQLLADIRDGLGWLWRRRVIRTLALLDAGDSLRFGAGYLLIVMLAQRLHANPAQVGLVFTGAGVGAFAGSLLAGRLARRFPLGKLSIAMLWIEALAFPFYALVPTWWLLLAVAFAESVVTPVYTVALDSYRLRVTPDDLRGRVTSAVDTLTTGAGAVGTMAAGASIALIGAPALTYALAGWLALLALAATLSRTVRAAR
- the gndA gene encoding NADP-dependent phosphogluconate dehydrogenase, translating into MSSSAQQTGQANIGVVGLAVMGSNLARNLASREGNTVAVYNRTYARTEELLREHGDAGFLAAETVDDFVASLAKPRTAIIMVQAGAGTDAVIEQLAARFEPGDIIVDGGNANFHDTIRRERDLRELGLNFVGTGISGGEEGALHGPSIMPGGSVEAWETLGPILKSIAAVAEGEPCVTHIGTDGAGHFVKMVHNGIEYADMQLIAEAYDLLRRVGGFSVEQLVTIFQQWNSGDLESYLIEITAEVLGKTDQKTGKPLVDVILDQAGSKGTGVWTVQNAVGLGIPVSGIGEAVFARAVSSKPEQRAAVRSTVHSATFGPRPTEQAMPDSFVDDVRAALYASKVIAYAQGFDLIVAGAKEFGWDIDLGALAKIWRAGCIIRARFLNRIVDAYAHQPDLPTLLVDPYFAEAVAQGEAAWRRIVGIAAASAVPAPGFSSALAYFDSLASDRLPAALIQGQRDFFGAHTYKRVDQDGTFHTRWSEDGQEVEVAPSTH
- a CDS encoding alpha/beta fold hydrolase, which gives rise to MFDGFELRRVDVGGGVTLRVRTGGSGPPVLLLHGHPRTHVTWHRVAPLLAVGFTVVCLDLRGYGQSSKPPAGEDHAGYSKRAMAWDCVAVMAQLGHRNFAVAGHDRGAYVAQRLAADHPEMVSRLAVMDAVPIGEALARSDARFAARWWHWFFLGQTAKPAERVINADPDAWYQVDAATMGEEAYADLRSALHDPATVHAMCEDYRAGLTVDRAADEADRRAGRRISCPTLVVWSTRDDLGDLYGDPVEVWQGWADAVRGVALDSGHHLAEEVPDQLAAVLREFLAGPAGTHVI